One genomic region from Chrysemys picta bellii isolate R12L10 chromosome 16, ASM1138683v2, whole genome shotgun sequence encodes:
- the LOC135975921 gene encoding uncharacterized protein LOC135975921: MQSSPAVMAMQSVNRKRAPAWTDREVLDLIAVWGDESVLSELRSKRRNAKIYEKISKDMAERGYSRDATQCRVKIKELRQGYQKTKEANGRSGSHPQTSRFYEALHSILGAAATTTPPVTVDSEDGILSTAGSSDMLGDGEDEEGDEEGEAVGSSHNADFPDSQDLFITLTEIPYEASPAITPDTESGEGSATPSATVSQPSLESHSQRLARIRRRKKRTREDMFSELMASSQAQAAQQTQWRENLTRMHQANMDREERWRQEDQQATLTLLGLLREQTDTLRRLVDVLQERRQEDRAPLQSISNRPPPPPSPIPTSPKVQRRRGGRVPANSHSTPAESSSSRRLSFPKI; this comes from the exons aagtcttggatctcatcgctgtgtggggcgatgagtccgtgctttccgagctgcgatccaaaagaaggaatgcaaagatctacgagaagatctctaaagacatggcagagagaggatacagccgggatgcaacgcagtgccgcgtgaaaatcaaggagctgagacaaggctaccagaagaccaaagaggcaaacggacgctccggatcccatccccagacatcccgtttctacgaggcactgcattccatcctcggtgctgccgccaccactaccccaccagtgaccgtggactctgaggatgggatactgtccacggccggttcctcagacatgttaggggacggggaagatgaggaaggagatgaggagggcgaggcagttggcagctctcacaacgctgatttccccgacagccaggatctcttcatcacccttacagagatcccctacgaagcgtccccagccattaccccggacacagaatctggtgaaggatcagcca ccccgtctgcgactgtctcacaacctagcctggaatcacactcccagaggctagcgcggattaggcgtaggaagaagaggacacgggaggacatgttctctgagcttatggcctcttcccaagcccaggcagcacagcagacccagtggcgggagaacttgacccgaatgcaccaagccaacatggatcgggaggagaggtggcggcaggaagaccagcaggcgactctaacgctgcttggactactgagggagcaaacggacacactccggcgccttgtggatgttctgcaggaacggaggcaggaggacagagccccgctgcagtccatctctaaccgccctcccccgccaccaagtcccatacccacctcacccaaagtgcaaagaaggagaggcggcagagtccctgctaactctcactccacccctgcagagagctctagtagcagaaggctctcatttcccaaaatttga